A genomic window from Agreia sp. COWG includes:
- a CDS encoding amidohydrolase family protein: MAAPRLLIVGATILPVADDAPSVIRDGWMLVVDGVIDSVGEGAAPAVDASDTSVLDVRGAFVAPGFVSSHSHLFTSGSRGLAVNETLYGWCTAMFAVTGAASPAEIYWCTLHGAFDMLNNGVTTAFDFTDGRLPWEPMIDGRRQTEAPPQELRPLEYLTRQADAKLASGIRFVNSVMIDDSVGGRDEVFARLGEIVEYCEALDRRFMLRVAISGAGQWSPNPECAEIEVEGMRRFGLINQAHLLETREAVELQREKFDRYEAAGALGPDFIFGHFIQTTPDILKRTAEAGANMSWQPNANGRLASGIAAIPAMRERGIRVGMGLDDQACSDISDPFQNMRMGMYAIRATTGDPTGLSTADMLRMHTLGSAEILGIDDRVGSLEPGKFADFVVVDPRSPDVGPLWDPVSSYVLACGLRNLKRVYVGGVLSSVDGEACDQRAAEASRQIHRILPAITTGVPSIGVPA, encoded by the coding sequence TCGGCGAGGGCGCGGCCCCGGCGGTGGATGCGTCCGATACGTCGGTTCTCGACGTGCGCGGGGCGTTCGTCGCTCCCGGGTTCGTCTCGTCGCACAGCCACCTCTTCACCAGCGGCTCACGCGGCCTCGCGGTGAACGAGACCCTCTACGGCTGGTGCACGGCGATGTTCGCCGTGACCGGCGCGGCCTCTCCGGCCGAGATCTACTGGTGCACCCTGCACGGCGCCTTCGACATGCTGAACAACGGCGTCACGACGGCTTTCGACTTCACCGACGGGCGCCTGCCCTGGGAGCCGATGATCGACGGTCGGCGGCAGACGGAGGCTCCGCCCCAGGAGTTGCGGCCGCTCGAGTATCTGACGCGGCAGGCCGACGCGAAGCTCGCCAGCGGCATCCGGTTCGTGAACTCGGTGATGATCGACGACTCCGTCGGCGGGCGCGACGAGGTCTTCGCCCGGCTGGGTGAGATCGTCGAGTACTGCGAGGCGCTGGACCGGCGCTTCATGCTGAGGGTGGCCATCAGCGGCGCCGGCCAATGGTCGCCCAATCCGGAGTGTGCCGAGATCGAGGTCGAGGGCATGCGGCGATTCGGCCTCATCAACCAGGCGCATCTGCTCGAGACCCGGGAGGCCGTCGAACTGCAGCGCGAGAAGTTCGATCGCTACGAGGCGGCCGGCGCCCTGGGCCCGGACTTCATCTTCGGCCACTTCATCCAGACCACGCCCGACATCCTCAAGCGCACGGCCGAGGCCGGGGCGAACATGTCATGGCAGCCCAACGCCAACGGCCGGCTCGCGTCGGGGATCGCGGCGATCCCGGCCATGCGTGAACGCGGCATTCGTGTGGGAATGGGCCTCGACGACCAGGCCTGCTCCGACATCTCGGATCCCTTTCAGAACATGCGCATGGGAATGTACGCCATCCGCGCGACGACGGGTGACCCGACGGGCCTCAGCACTGCCGACATGCTGCGGATGCACACCCTCGGCTCGGCCGAGATCCTCGGCATCGACGACAGGGTGGGCAGCCTCGAGCCCGGCAAGTTCGCCGACTTCGTGGTGGTCGACCCTCGCTCGCCCGACGTGGGCCCGCTCTGGGATCCGGTGTCGAGCTACGTTCTGGCCTGCGGACTGCGCAACCTCAAGCGCGTCTACGTCGGGGGAGTGCTCTCGTCGGTCGACGGCGAGGCGTGCGACCAGCGTGCGGCCGAGGCGAGCCGGCAGATCCACCGCATTCTGCCCGCCATCACGACGGGCGTTCCCTCGATCGGAGTACCCGCATGA
- a CDS encoding cysteine hydrolase family protein, whose translation MSATQPAFGPRTWPVRAGRAALARPRPEQRLVDIRALPQPVSIDLAHTAIIVVDMQNDFCAEGGWLDGIGVDVEPARAAIDPLQAILPPLREAEVPVIWLNWGTRPDKLNLPANVLHVYDADGSGGGIGDSVGSSDAVLTKGSWGAAIVDGLDVSAGDIHVDKSRMSGFWDSPLDSILRTLDIDCLLFAGVNADQCVLATLTDAACLGYDCVMLEGASATTSPSFCLDATVYNVRQCFGFTATPDALLAGLAAP comes from the coding sequence ATGAGCGCCACCCAGCCCGCCTTCGGCCCGCGCACCTGGCCGGTCCGAGCCGGTCGAGCCGCGCTGGCCAGGCCGAGGCCCGAGCAGCGCCTCGTCGACATACGGGCGCTGCCCCAGCCCGTGTCGATCGACCTGGCGCACACGGCCATCATCGTGGTCGACATGCAGAACGACTTCTGCGCCGAGGGCGGGTGGCTCGACGGCATCGGCGTCGACGTCGAGCCCGCGCGCGCGGCCATCGATCCGCTTCAGGCGATCCTCCCGCCCCTTCGCGAGGCTGAAGTCCCCGTGATCTGGCTGAATTGGGGCACCAGGCCCGACAAGCTCAACCTGCCCGCGAATGTCTTGCACGTCTACGACGCCGACGGATCCGGTGGGGGCATCGGCGACAGTGTCGGCTCCAGCGACGCGGTGCTCACGAAGGGCAGCTGGGGCGCAGCGATCGTCGACGGCCTCGACGTGTCGGCGGGCGACATCCACGTAGACAAGTCGCGCATGAGCGGCTTCTGGGACTCGCCCCTCGACAGCATCCTGCGCACCCTCGACATCGACTGCCTGCTGTTCGCCGGCGTGAACGCCGACCAGTGTGTGCTCGCCACCCTGACCGACGCGGCCTGCCTCGGCTACGACTGCGTGATGCTCGAGGGGGCGAGCGCCACCACATCGCCGTCGTTCTGCCTCGACGCCACGGTGTACAACGTGCGCCAGTGCTTCGGCTTCACCGCGACGCCCGATGCCCTGCTCGCCGGCCTCGCCGCCCCCTGA
- a CDS encoding cupin domain-containing protein: MATAPILKHLSDLTAHRITPGDTVRLVPLAGPLDDSPASVFFEIWDPSGVQPDNSHPDSVEIFVFLEGSGEAFSDEHSVKVTAGDVLILPSGSVHHIKNTSETERLYAVTIMANDLGSQELGASTGFEHLVKSGGEVEFEDSDKAVLFASLRALAGPA, encoded by the coding sequence ATGGCGACCGCCCCCATCCTCAAGCACCTCTCAGACCTCACGGCACACCGCATCACGCCGGGAGACACCGTGCGCCTCGTTCCCCTGGCCGGCCCACTCGACGACTCGCCGGCGAGCGTGTTCTTCGAGATCTGGGATCCGAGCGGCGTGCAGCCAGACAACTCGCACCCCGACTCGGTGGAGATCTTCGTGTTCCTCGAGGGCTCGGGCGAGGCCTTCAGCGACGAGCACTCGGTGAAGGTCACCGCGGGAGACGTGCTGATTCTGCCGAGCGGTTCGGTGCACCACATCAAGAACACGTCCGAGACGGAGCGCCTCTACGCCGTCACGATCATGGCCAACGATCTGGGCTCGCAGGAGCTCGGTGCATCGACCGGCTTCGAGCACCTCGTGAAGAGCGGCGGCGAGGTGGAGTTCGAGGACTCGGACAAGGCCGTGCTCTTCGCCAGCCTGCGCGCGCTCGCCGGCCCGGCGTGA